One region of Oxalobacteraceae sp. CFBP 8761 genomic DNA includes:
- a CDS encoding phytoene desaturase — protein sequence MNQMKIEPKRAVVIGAGFGGLALAIRLQAGGTQTTLLEKRDKPGGRAYVYEDQGFTFDAGPTVITDPTAIEELFTLCGKKIGDYVEMLPVTPFYRLCWEDGTFFDYANDQEALDRQIHALNPADVAGYQRFLAYSKAVFDEGYLKLGAVPFLSFRDMINAGPKLARLEAWKSVYSMVSRFVKNDHLRQAFSFHSLLVGGNPFATSSIYTLIHALERRWGVWFPRGGTGALVNGLVRLFQDMGGKLELNAPVARIETVGNLASGVRLEDGRWFPADAVASNADVVHTYANLLSNHGRGSSQGEALRKKRWSNSLFVIYFGLNKHHEQLQHHTVCFGARYKDLITEIFKSDKLADDFSLYLHAPCVTDPSLAPPGCGSHYVLAPVPHLGNAPIDWDVEGPRYRDRIFDYLEKRYMPGLRSQLVTSRIFTPNDFRDELNAHVGSAFSLEPILTQSAWFRPHNRDAELPNLYLVGAGTHPGAGVPGVIGSAKATAGLMLEGVNAGAHAGGLR from the coding sequence ATGAACCAGATGAAAATCGAACCCAAGCGCGCCGTCGTGATCGGCGCCGGCTTCGGTGGCCTGGCCCTGGCCATCCGGCTGCAGGCCGGCGGCACGCAGACCACCCTGCTCGAAAAGCGCGACAAGCCGGGCGGCCGCGCCTACGTCTACGAAGACCAGGGTTTTACCTTCGACGCCGGCCCCACCGTCATCACGGATCCGACCGCGATCGAAGAACTGTTCACGCTGTGCGGCAAGAAGATCGGCGACTACGTCGAGATGCTGCCGGTCACGCCGTTCTACCGCCTGTGCTGGGAAGACGGCACCTTCTTCGACTACGCGAACGACCAGGAAGCGCTCGATCGCCAGATCCATGCCCTCAATCCGGCTGACGTGGCAGGCTACCAGCGCTTTCTCGCCTATTCGAAAGCCGTGTTCGACGAGGGCTACCTGAAGCTGGGCGCCGTGCCGTTCCTGTCGTTCCGCGACATGATCAACGCCGGCCCTAAGCTGGCGCGCCTCGAAGCGTGGAAGAGCGTCTACAGCATGGTCTCGCGCTTCGTGAAGAACGACCATCTGCGCCAGGCCTTCTCGTTCCATTCGCTGCTGGTGGGCGGCAATCCGTTTGCCACCAGCTCGATCTACACGCTGATCCACGCGCTGGAACGGCGCTGGGGCGTCTGGTTCCCGCGCGGCGGCACCGGTGCACTGGTCAATGGCCTGGTGCGCCTGTTCCAGGACATGGGCGGCAAACTCGAATTGAACGCCCCCGTGGCGCGCATCGAAACCGTTGGCAACCTGGCCAGCGGCGTGCGGCTGGAAGATGGCCGCTGGTTCCCGGCCGACGCCGTCGCCTCGAATGCCGACGTCGTGCACACCTACGCCAACCTGCTGAGCAACCACGGTCGCGGCAGCAGCCAGGGCGAAGCGCTGCGCAAGAAGCGCTGGAGCAATTCGCTGTTCGTGATCTACTTCGGCCTGAACAAGCACCATGAGCAGCTGCAACATCACACGGTCTGCTTCGGTGCGCGCTACAAGGACCTGATCACCGAAATCTTCAAGAGCGACAAGCTGGCCGACGACTTTTCGCTGTACCTGCACGCGCCCTGCGTGACCGATCCGTCGCTGGCGCCACCGGGCTGCGGCAGCCACTACGTGCTCGCGCCGGTGCCGCACCTGGGCAATGCGCCGATCGACTGGGATGTCGAAGGGCCGCGCTACCGCGACCGTATCTTCGACTACCTCGAGAAGCGCTACATGCCGGGCCTGCGCAGCCAGCTGGTCACGAGCCGCATCTTCACGCCGAACGACTTCCGCGATGAGCTCAATGCGCACGTGGGTTCGGCCTTCTCGCTCGAGCCGATCCTGACGCAAAGCGCCTGGTTCCGCCCGCACAACCGCGACGCCGAACTGCCGAACCTGTACTTGGTCGGCGCCGGCACCCACCCCGGCGCGGGCGTGCCGGGCGTGATCGGTTCGGCCAAGGCCACGGCCGGCCTGATGCTCGAAGGTGTCAACGCGGGAGCGCACGCCGGAGGGCTGCGATGA
- the crtY gene encoding lycopene beta-cyclase CrtY produces MDERSNSSRASIDHDLILVGGGLANSLIAWRLHTERPELRILLLEQGRHLGGNHTWSFHDSDLTAAQLRWIAPLISHRWPGYDVVFPEHARALSGGYASIASPDFARTIEAALGPLLRTGVRIDAVMPTSVRLADGTLLHAHAVIDGRGPSASPHLALGYQTFLGQEVRLHTPHGLTQPVIMDASVAQQGGYRFVYLLPFGPDRVLIEDTHYVDSAIWEPERLRANIAAYAAGRGWQIRDVLREEQGSLPIVLAGDFDRFWAALDGQPTVGLRAGLFHQTTGYSLPVAVRLAERIAALPDLAAPFAAQSLFAAIRTEAREEWQRQGFFRMLNRMLFMAGSPDHRWHVMQRFYRLGAPMIARFYAGRLTFADKLRLLTGKPPVPVMEAFVAVRKTQPHQIRNSE; encoded by the coding sequence ATGGATGAGCGCAGCAACAGTAGCCGCGCCAGCATCGACCACGACCTGATCCTGGTCGGCGGCGGCCTGGCCAACAGCCTGATCGCCTGGCGCCTGCACACCGAGCGCCCGGAACTGCGCATCCTGCTGCTCGAGCAGGGCCGGCACCTGGGCGGCAACCATACCTGGTCATTCCACGACAGCGACCTGACTGCGGCCCAGCTGCGCTGGATCGCGCCGCTCATCTCGCACCGCTGGCCGGGCTACGACGTCGTGTTTCCCGAACACGCGCGCGCGCTGAGCGGCGGGTATGCCAGCATTGCCTCGCCCGATTTTGCGCGCACCATTGAAGCCGCCCTGGGACCGCTGCTGCGCACCGGCGTGCGGATCGACGCCGTCATGCCCACGAGCGTGCGCCTGGCCGACGGCACGCTGCTGCATGCGCACGCCGTCATCGACGGGCGCGGCCCCAGCGCCAGCCCGCACCTGGCACTGGGCTACCAGACCTTTCTGGGCCAGGAAGTGCGCCTGCATACGCCGCACGGTTTGACGCAGCCGGTGATCATGGACGCCAGCGTGGCCCAGCAAGGCGGCTACCGCTTCGTCTACCTGCTGCCGTTCGGCCCCGACCGCGTGCTGATCGAAGACACCCATTACGTCGACAGCGCCATCTGGGAACCGGAGCGGCTGCGCGCCAACATCGCCGCCTACGCCGCCGGGCGCGGCTGGCAGATCCGCGATGTGCTGCGCGAAGAACAGGGCTCGTTGCCGATCGTGCTGGCCGGCGACTTCGACCGCTTCTGGGCTGCGCTGGACGGCCAGCCCACTGTCGGCCTGCGCGCCGGTCTGTTTCACCAGACGACCGGCTATTCGCTGCCGGTGGCCGTGCGCCTGGCCGAACGGATCGCGGCCCTGCCCGACCTGGCCGCGCCATTTGCGGCACAATCACTGTTTGCGGCGATCCGCACCGAGGCACGCGAGGAATGGCAGCGCCAAGGCTTTTTCCGCATGCTCAACCGCATGCTGTTCATGGCCGGCAGCCCCGACCACCGCTGGCACGTGATGCAGCGCTTTTACCGCCTGGGCGCGCCGATGATCGCGCGCTTTTACGCCGGCCGCCTGACATTCGCCGACAAGCTGCGCCTGTTGACCGGCAAGCCGCCGGTCCCGGTCATGGAAGCATTCGTCGCCGTCCGCAAGACACAACCCCATCAGATCAGGAATTCCGAATGA
- a CDS encoding glycosyltransferase family 1 protein, protein MTHFAVVAPALYSHFNTLMVLARELVTRGHRVTFLHRPDAAAYVKDARVGFHAIGAATHPAGSLPAMLARVANPGSPLGLRRVILDMAASTEMLCRELPAALKALQVDCVLADQMEAAGGMVAESIGMPFISIACALPVNREPGIPLPVMPFVYEDSERAFKIVEGSTRVYDWMMGPHHRAIAAQAERLGLPPRSMLHECLSPLAQIAQIVPGFDFPRRELPAHFHHVGPLHAANVAPALSPEELAPFLPPASGTRPFIYASLGTLVSDRYPLFKRIAKACKQLDADLLIAHCGGLNDAQVRALEAIGSTRVHAYVPQLAVLARADAIVSHAGANTIMEAVAARTPILALPIAFDHPGGAARVEYSGVGLRASPRMSSVADLTRKLRRLLAEPDFAARMAPLSDAIRVAGGAPRAAAIIETALHLPTAVASHG, encoded by the coding sequence ATGACGCACTTCGCGGTCGTGGCTCCGGCCCTGTATAGCCACTTCAACACGCTGATGGTGCTCGCGCGCGAACTCGTCACGCGCGGCCACCGCGTCACCTTCCTCCATCGCCCGGACGCTGCCGCCTATGTCAAGGATGCGCGCGTCGGCTTTCACGCGATTGGCGCAGCCACCCATCCGGCCGGCTCGCTGCCTGCGATGCTCGCGCGCGTGGCCAATCCTGGCAGCCCGCTGGGCCTGCGCCGCGTGATCCTCGACATGGCGGCCAGCACCGAGATGCTGTGTCGTGAACTGCCGGCCGCGCTGAAGGCGCTGCAGGTCGACTGCGTGCTGGCCGACCAGATGGAAGCGGCCGGCGGCATGGTCGCAGAAAGTATCGGCATGCCGTTCATCTCGATCGCGTGCGCCCTGCCTGTCAACCGCGAGCCGGGCATCCCATTGCCCGTGATGCCGTTCGTCTACGAAGACAGCGAGCGCGCCTTCAAGATTGTCGAAGGCAGCACGCGCGTGTATGACTGGATGATGGGCCCGCACCACCGCGCGATCGCGGCACAGGCCGAACGCCTTGGTCTGCCGCCACGCAGCATGCTGCACGAATGCCTGTCGCCGCTGGCGCAGATCGCGCAGATCGTGCCGGGCTTCGATTTCCCGCGCCGCGAACTGCCTGCGCACTTTCACCATGTCGGGCCGCTGCATGCGGCCAACGTGGCGCCGGCTTTAAGCCCGGAAGAACTGGCGCCGTTCCTGCCGCCGGCCTCCGGCACGCGCCCGTTCATCTACGCGTCGCTCGGCACGCTGGTCAGCGACCGCTACCCGCTTTTCAAGCGTATTGCCAAGGCCTGCAAGCAGCTCGATGCCGACCTGTTGATCGCCCACTGCGGCGGACTGAATGACGCGCAGGTGCGCGCGCTCGAAGCCATCGGCAGCACGCGCGTGCACGCCTACGTGCCGCAACTGGCCGTCTTGGCGCGCGCCGACGCGATCGTCTCGCATGCGGGCGCGAACACGATCATGGAAGCAGTGGCGGCGCGCACGCCGATCCTGGCGCTGCCCATTGCCTTCGACCACCCGGGCGGCGCCGCGCGCGTCGAGTACAGCGGCGTGGGCCTGCGCGCTTCGCCGCGCATGAGCAGCGTGGCCGACCTGACGCGCAAGCTGCGCCGGCTGCTGGCCGAGCCGGATTTCGCCGCGCGCATGGCGCCGCTGTCCGACGCGATCCGCGTTGCCGGTGGCGCGCCGCGCGCAGCCGCCATCATCGAGACCGCACTGCACCTGCCGACGGCGGTGGCCAGCCATGGATGA